In one window of Arachis ipaensis cultivar K30076 chromosome B06, Araip1.1, whole genome shotgun sequence DNA:
- the LOC107605130 gene encoding molybdate transporter 1, with translation MSQQEHNNNDHQSSTIPISLDPEAGQVVASATTRTDYSAKGVVEKVKTNLVFRSKWAEINGAMGDLGTYIPIVLALTLARDLNLGTTLIFTGVYNIITGAIYGVPMPVQPMKSIAAEALSDTGFGVPEIMAAGILTGGTVFVLGVTGLMQLVYRLIPLCVVRGIQLAQGLSFALTAVKYVKKIQDLPKSKSLGQRHWVGLDGLILAIVCLVFIVIVNGAGEKNRCCGDPGDDEDLGRDRNRGSTIKKNKTDRIRRIVFSLPSAFLVFILGVVLAFLRRHHVVHEIKFGPSSIDVVKFSKHAWKKGFIKGTIPQLPLTLLNSVVAVVKLSSDLFPGREFTATSLSVTVGLMNLVGCWFGAMPMCHGAGGLAGQYKFGGRSGGCVALLGAAKLVLGLVLGTSLAHVLNQFPVGILGVLLLFAGIELAMCSRDMNTKEDSFVMLMCTAVSLVGSSAALGFLVGMIVYVILRLRNWTKDKPLSTIWMQKHDDQL, from the coding sequence ATGTCACAACAAGAACATAATAATAATGACCACCAGTCTTCAACAATTCCAATCTCACTAGACCCTGAAGCAGGTCAAGTAGTAGCATCTGCAACCACTAGAACAGATTACTCAGCAAAAGGGGTGGTTGAGAAAGTGAAAACCAACTTGGTTTTCCGTTCAAAATGGGCTGAAATCAATGGCGCCATGGGTGATCTTGGAACATACATACCCATAGTTCTTGCCTTGACCCTTGCAAGGGACCTCAACCTTGGCACCACATTGATCTTCACTGGTGTCTATAACATCATCACTGGGGCCATCTATGGTGTTCCCATGCCAGTCCAGCCCATGAAGTCCATCGCCGCCGAAGCCTTGTCTGATACAGGCTTCGGCGTCCCGGAGATCATGGCCGCCGGGATACTTACCGGAGGCACAGTATTCGTCCTCGGCGTGACAGGACTTATGCAACTTGTGTACCGGTTGATTCCCCTCTGCGTCGTAAGGGGAATCCAACTGGCACAAGGATTATCTTTTGCATTAACAGCTGTCAAATATGTTAAAAAAATTCAAGATTTGCCAAAATCAAAGTCTCTAGGCCAACGACATTGGGTTGGCCTAGATGGCTTGATTTTGGCAATTGTTTGTCTTGTATTCATTGTGATTGTAAACGGCGCCGGCGAAAAAAATCGTTGTTGTGGCGACCCAGGCGACGACGAAGATTTAGGCCGGGACAGAAACCGAGGATCAACTATAAAAAAGAACAAGACAGATAGAATAAGAAGGATTGTTTTCTCTCTTCCTTCAGCTTTCTTGGTGTTTATATTGGGTGTTGTTTTAGCATTCTTAAGAAGGCATCACGTGGTGCATGAGATAAAGTTTGGACCTTCTTCAATAGATGTGGTGAAATTCTCAAAGCATGCATGGAAAAAAGGTTTCATCAAAGGTACAATCCCTCAACTTCCTTTGACTCTTTTGAATTCTGTTGTGGCGGTTGTGAAGTTATCATCAGATCTTTTCCCGGGAAGAGAGTTCACTGCCACGTCACTTTCAGTAACGGTTGGATTGATGAACCTCGTTGGTTGTTGGTTTGGTGCCATGCCAATGTGCCACGGGGCCGGCGGGCTAGCCGGGCAGTACAAATTTGGAGGGAGGAGTGGCGGGTGCGTGGCGCTTCTCGGCGCCGCGAAATTGGTGTTGGGTTTGGTGTTGGGGACTTCTTTGGCACATGTATTGAACCAGTTTCCGGTTGGAATCTTGGGAGTGTTGTTGCTGTTTGCTGGGATTGAATTGGCTATGTGTTCTAGGGACATGAACACAAAAGAAGATTCTTTTGTGATGCTTATGTGCACTGCAGTGTCTTTGGTTGGATCTAGTGCTGCACTTGGATTCTTGGTTGGGATGATTGTTTATGTTATTCTTAGGCTAAGGAATTGGACTAAGGATAAACCACTTTCTACCATTTGGATGCAAAAACATGATGACCAACTCTGA